Proteins from one Candidatus Taylorbacteria bacterium genomic window:
- a CDS encoding histidine phosphatase family protein — translation MSVKITYFVHGTSIDNEKEISSGWSDVELSPLGIQQSIDLKEKTQDKKFDVIFCSDLKRAVKSAKLAWEGVYTIIPDERLRECNYGKLNGGSSSIIEPMQEEECILKKFPDGESYEDVKTRVADFLEFLKKNYDGKSVAIVSHKAPQLSLDVLLNGKTWREALDEDWRKTKSWQPGWEYVL, via the coding sequence ATGTCTGTGAAGATTACATATTTCGTGCACGGCACTTCAATAGACAACGAAAAAGAAATTTCGTCGGGTTGGTCTGATGTAGAGCTTTCCCCACTCGGAATACAACAATCAATAGATTTGAAAGAAAAGACTCAAGATAAAAAATTTGACGTAATTTTCTGCTCTGATTTAAAGCGCGCCGTTAAATCTGCAAAGCTGGCCTGGGAAGGGGTTTACACAATTATTCCCGACGAGAGATTGCGAGAATGCAACTATGGAAAACTAAACGGGGGCTCTTCTTCAATTATAGAGCCTATGCAGGAAGAAGAATGTATTTTAAAAAAGTTTCCAGATGGTGAAAGCTATGAAGATGTCAAAACTCGGGTCGCTGATTTTCTCGAGTTTTTGAAAAAGAATTATGATGGGAAAAGTGTTGCGATTGTGTCCCACAAAGCACCCCAACTTTCATTGGATGTATTGCTTAATGGTAAAACTTGGAGGGAAGCTTTGGATGAAGATTGGAGAAAAACTAAATCTTGGCAACCAGGCTGGGAGTATGTGTTGTAG
- a CDS encoding NUDIX domain-containing protein — MADEYLDLVDESNDLTGERELRSVIHSTGFWHRTVHIYLFKKINDKIEFLVHLRSKDKDLHPNCWDTRFGGHIKSGGSIEDAIKDELMEEVGLELEQGDLIQGEVYKRDHDPNREFTHSFYYRFEGNIATLKFNDGEVQEIKWMMAEDILDSMDKSPNIWSGGKDGISKVLDVLKGKLSA, encoded by the coding sequence ATGGCAGACGAATATCTAGACTTAGTAGACGAAAGCAATGACTTAACTGGTGAACGAGAACTACGCTCAGTTATCCATTCAACGGGTTTTTGGCATAGAACTGTTCACATTTACCTATTTAAAAAAATAAACGATAAAATAGAATTTTTAGTTCATTTACGCTCTAAGGATAAAGATTTACATCCTAACTGTTGGGATACAAGATTTGGTGGTCATATAAAAAGTGGGGGGAGCATTGAAGATGCAATAAAGGATGAACTCATGGAAGAAGTCGGCTTAGAATTAGAACAAGGTGATTTAATTCAAGGAGAGGTGTATAAAAGAGACCATGATCCCAATAGAGAATTTACTCATTCTTTCTATTATAGGTTTGAGGGCAATATAGCCACTTTGAAATTTAATGATGGTGAAGTCCAAGAAATTAAGTGGATGATGGCAGAGGACATTTTAGATTCAATGGATAAAAGTCCAAATATATGGTCAGGAGGTAAAGATGGCATAAGTAAGGTCTTGGATGTATTAAAAGGCAAACTATCTGCTTAA